A genomic stretch from Hemitrygon akajei chromosome 10, sHemAka1.3, whole genome shotgun sequence includes:
- the LOC140734017 gene encoding cysteinyl leukotriene receptor 1-like — translation MAAADLLVVFLDLILRQIPVVYKKYFNFLFSLRMCNIQAAMIYAATDCSVWFTVAFTFDRCVAICYQRLKTKYCTERIATVILGTVTAVSCSKNIFWYFILTGVHFIDENPRFCGTRNGVVGSPVWGTVAILHYLLTPIVPFVLVLLLNAVTIRHVLVASRARKRLRAPGTGETPRDPEMESRRKSLILLLAISGNFISLWTLFTVNYIWVRLYYLVRGTEFPPSSMQEVAYMLQLLSCCTNTALYAVTQTLFREQLKDIVKYPLTLIRKHTHFRRGPNNPLPGSA, via the coding sequence atggcagcggcagACCTTCTGGTCGTTTTTCTCGACCTGATTTTGAGGCAGATTCCGGTTGTTTATAAGAAGTACTTCAATTTCCTGTTTTCGCTGCGCATGTGTAATATCCAGGCGGCCATGATTTACGCAGCCACCGACTGTTCGGTTTGGTTTACCGTCGCTTTCACTTTTGATCGATGTGTGGCCATTTGTTACCAGAGGCTGAAGACTAAATACTGTACTGAGAGAATAGCGACAGTGATCCTGGGGACAGTGACCGCTGTGAGCTGTTCAAAGAATATTTTCTGGTATTTTATTCTCACGGGTGTGCATTTTATTGATGAAAACCCCAGATTTTGCGGGACAAGAAATGGTGTTGTGGGCTCTCCAGTCTGGGGAACAGTTGCTATCCTCCATTACCTGCTCACCCCTATAGTTCCGTTTGTCTTGGTTCTGCTACTCAACGCAGTGACCATCAGACACGTTCTGGTGGCCAGCAGAGCCCGCAAGAGACTGCGAGCTCCCGGAACCGGGGAAACCCCCAGAGACCCAGAAATGGAGAGCCGCAGAAAATCCCTCATCCTATTGCTGGCAATTTCGGGGAACTTCATTTCACTATGGACATTGTTTACAGTAAATTATATATGGGTCCGACTGTATTACCTAGTGCGAGGGACAGAATTTCCACCTTCTTCAATGCAGGAGGTGGCCTACATGCTGCAGCTCCTTAGCTGCTGCACGAATACGGCTCTTTACGCTGTGACCCAGACGCTCTTTAGAGAGCAGCTGAAAGATATTGTGAAATATCCTCTCACTCTCATTAGAAAGCACACCCATTTCCGACGAGGGCCAAACAATCCATTGCCTGGTTCTGCCTAA